The nucleotide sequence TCCAACCCGTTTCATCACGCACCACAACCACAGTAAACCTTGAAGCGAACCCTCTCAAAAAAATGGCCAGAACTTTAACCCAAAACATAGAGCATCCCGATGAGGTGTTGTTAGGTTTGTTGTGTCCGtgtttttgaacatttttttggttttgtttcgTACAGTCTTGAGTTTGGCCTTCGTGGCCGGCGATGACTTAATATCAAACGTGCAAAAGTCGTTGAATTAAGTGCGCCTACAGTGGATGCTCGCTGAGAGGAACCAAACTGGTTTTTTCTCCGCATTCTTAATAATTTTCATCGTGGGGGTTGGTTTCTAATTAAAGAACCTCCACTGTGCATGTTAAATGATGTAAAAtggtgtgcacacatacacgtACAATAACAAACTACGCTTAtgactaataaataaattataatgcATACTTTATACAGATCGATTGGCCCactcataaaaaaaaagaaaacaacaagacaacaacaaaaacaggtCAAGAACGAAAAACggttaaacaaaaacaactcgCAACTCACCGAACGAAGACCTTTGTTGTTGTGACCGCTGCCTCTTTGGCCggtgtacgtgtgtgtgcgttgtcgtaaaaacaaacatcaaCCGTTATGTGTGGCAGCGCCTGTGAATGAGTTAATTTTTTAAGTGTTTGCAATAAAGATTTCGGAAAATTGGCAGGAAAACAACATTTGTATTAGCAGCTCAGGTGAGAGAGTGccgagagagggagagagaagCACACCTTTCTGTTTTATCGCTCGAAATGCGGTCGCATAGCGTCGCTGTTGTTGCAACGCCGCGTCCCCTCGGATAGAAAACAACTAAACTCGTCCTGTTTTTCACATTAACCGcttgtttttcaatttgtgcGCTACGCGTTTGAGCAATTGGTTTGGGCAGCACTTGAGTTCGGCCGAACTAAACCAAAATTGAGCAAATTATATGGGAAAAACCAGACTGCAATGCTGCGCctacataattaaaacaaaaactaaacataTCGATAACGAAGAAGGCCCTACCCGATATCGATGTACTGGAGTGCTGAAAAACATCATAAGGTGCTGTTATTATCAGCCGCCCTGTTAGGGACAAGTGATCAATGTTGCCGACACGGTAACAGTGATTTTGGGATACCTTAATTTTATCAGAgcattgtttttaaatttaattaattttttaatattattaaataataattccaTCGCTTATTCAACTATAAGTAAAGATGAAAGAATATGTTGAAACTATGTTGAAACCAAACTATCCAAGACACATTTACCAAAtatagcaaataaaaaataaatataaaacaataaaaacaaataacattTACCAAAGTCGCAACATTGCGCATCACTGAGCAGCTCTGTTAACCATAATCAGTGTTGTGCAAAGACAGTGCTGCAAGCCGGCCGACTAAGACTCATCCAAGTCGAAATTGCAGCCGAAAGTGAAGGTATTGCAGCAGTAGCCAATTGGACGGTTTATTACATAAATTCGCGTTTTTCGgctgaaaaaataaaagcctCTTTATGTCATTGCAGTTGTTAAAAGCGCTACCCCACCTGCGCAGCGCCACCACAGCCGTGAGAACTCAGATTGCAAGAACAACGTGGAGCGAGCACATTGCCACGAAAGTGTTTTTTAGCACCACTACCACAAAACCTACTCCCtccgcaccaccaccacctccaccaACGCAACCGCAGCAGCCAGCTGCAACCACAAGTTGGGGCACCAAGAAGCAAAATAGAAAGGTAAAACTAAGATCCGCCGCTGCCGAGTTCATCATGTCGAATCCCGAGATTGAGGCTCAACTTGCCCCATTGAGGGAACGAGTTCAGGAGCAGGGTAACCTGGTGAGGGATCTCAAGGCGAAGGGTGCCCCCGAGATCGATGTGAAAAAGGCAGTAGCCGAGCTGAAGGCACGCAAGAAGCTGCTGGAGGACAAAGAGCTCGCCCTGACCCCCAGTGTCGTTAGTTTCGATCGCGCGAAGATGGAGGATCTACTCAAGCGTCGCTTCTTCTACGACCAGAGTTTCGCAATTTATGGCGGCATCACCGGCCAGTACGATTTTGGACCCATGGGCTGTGCCCTCAAGTCCAACATTCTGGCCCTATGGCGTCAGTATTTCGCCCTCGAAGAGCAAATGCTGGAGGTGGACTGCTCTATTCTGACTCCCGAACCTGTGCTCAAAGCCTCTGGTCATGTGGAGCGTTTCGCTGATCTGATGGTCAAGGATGTCAAGACCGGCGAGTGCTTCCGCCTGGATCATCTCATTAAGCAGGCTTTGGAAAAGCTATCTAAGGCCAAGGATGCAACTCCCGCCCTGCAGGCCGAGTGTGAGGATATTATCATTAAACTGGATGGCCTGAACAAACAGGAATTGGCTGGTGTCCTGGCCAAATACAACATCAAATCTCCATTAACCGGCAATGATTTAACAGAACCGATTGAGTTCAACCTGATGTTTGCCACCCAAATTGGACCCACTGGCTTGGTCAAGGGATTCCTGCGGCCCGAAACTGCCCAGGGTATCTTCGTCAACTTCAAGCGACTGCTGGAATTCAATCAAGGCAAGCTTCCCTTCGCTGTGGCTCAAATTGGCAACTCCTTCCGCAATGAAATCTCACCCCGATCGGGATTGATCCGTGTGCGAGAGTTCACCATGGCAGAGATTGAACATTTCTGTGATCCCGTGCTCAAGGACCATCCCAAATTTGGCAACATCAAATCGGAAAAGTTGACCCTTTACTCGGCGTGCAACCAGATGGATGGAAAGTCTGCCGCTCAGGTGCAAATCGGCGAAGCAGTGGCATCCAAACTGGTGGCTAATGAGACACTTGGTTACTATATGGCCCGCATTCAGCAGTTCCTGTTGGCCATTGGTATCAAACCGGAGTGCTTGCGATTCCGGCAGCACATGTCCAATGAGATGGCTCACTATGCATGCGATTGCTGGGATGCCGAAATTCTTACCTCCTACGGATGGGTGGAGTGCGTAGGATGTGCGGATCGCAGTGCCTACGATTTGGGACAGCATACGGCCGCCACAGGTGTGCGTTTGGTGGCCGAGAAGCGTCTGCCGGCTCCCAAAACGGTCGAGGTCAGCGAGATTGTGCCAAACAAGCAGGCTCTCGGAAAGACCTTCAAGAAGGAGGCAAAGAACATCACGGATGCGTTGGCTAAGCTTTCGCTGGAGGAGATAACCAAGGTAGAGGAACAGCTGGCTGGCGATGGTCAATACAAACTGACCACGGCCGATGGCCAAAGCCACGATCTCGGAAAGGACACCATCAGCGTTAAGCACTCTACGAAAACGGTCCATGTGGAGGAGTTCATCCCGAGTGTGGTTGAGCCTTCATTCGGCATTGGTCGCATCATGTACTCCCTGTTGGAGCACAGTTTCCAATGCCGCGACGGCGACGAGCAGCGGTGCTACTTTACGCTACCGCCTCTGGTGGCGCCCATCAAGTGCTCCATCCTTCCGCTGTCCAACAACACCGACTTTCAACCTTATACTCAGAAACTGTCTTCTGCCCTGACCAAGGCGGAACTTTCGCACAAGGTGGACGACTCCAGTGGATCCATTGGCAGGCGGTATGCCCGCACGGATGAGATTGCCATACCCTATGGCATCACCGTGGACTTCGACACTCTAAAGGAACCGCATACGGTGACTCTGCGAGATCGGAATACTATGAAACAGGTGCGCGTCGGTCTGGAGGAGGTTGTGGGCGTCGTCAAGGACTTGTCGACGGCGAGAACCACCTGGGAGAGTGTCACCGAACAGTATCCTCTGTTCGAACAGCAGGAGGCCAGCAAGTAACTGGTTGATCAAGGAGTTTCTTTCGCTTGGCACGCATTTACAGAGTTTCaaagttttcttatttttgtataaataaaattcaataattcaataatttcttataaaattcaataaatatgcaacatTTAATGCTTTGCGCTTTGAAATGGGAGTGTGTTTATCTTCAATATGAATTTgatgtttattttcaaaaaatattttttctcggtgaaatttctttttaaattatttaatataatt is from Drosophila melanogaster chromosome 3L and encodes:
- the GlyRS gene encoding Glycyl-tRNA synthetase, isoform B, which codes for MSLQLLKALPHLRSATTAVRTQIARTTWSEHIATKVFFSTTTTKPTPSAPPPPPPTQPQQPAATTSWGTKKQNRKVKLRSAAAEFIMSNPEIEAQLAPLRERVQEQGNLVRDLKAKGAPEIDVKKAVAELKARKKLLEDKELALTPSVVSFDRAKMEDLLKRRFFYDQSFAIYGGITGQYDFGPMGCALKSNILALWRQYFALEEQMLEVDCSILTPEPVLKASGHVERFADLMVKDVKTGECFRLDHLIKQALEKLSKAKDATPALQAECEDIIIKLDGLNKQELAGVLAKYNIKSPLTGNDLTEPIEFNLMFATQIGPTGLVKGFLRPETAQGIFVNFKRLLEFNQGKLPFAVAQIGNSFRNEISPRSGLIRVREFTMAEIEHFCDPVLKDHPKFGNIKSEKLTLYSACNQMDGKSAAQVQIGEAVASKLVANETLGYYMARIQQFLLAIGIKPECLRFRQHMSNEMAHYACDCWDAEILTSYGWVECVGCADRSAYDLGQHTAATGVRLVAEKRLPAPKTVEVSEIVPNKQALGKTFKKEAKNITDALAKLSLEEITKVEEQLAGDGQYKLTTADGQSHDLGKDTISVKHSTKTVHVEEFIPSVVEPSFGIGRIMYSLLEHSFQCRDGDEQRCYFTLPPLVAPIKCSILPLSNNTDFQPYTQKLSSALTKAELSHKVDDSSGSIGRRYARTDEIAIPYGITVDFDTLKEPHTVTLRDRNTMKQVRVGLEEVVGVVKDLSTARTTWESVTEQYPLFEQQEASK
- the GlyRS gene encoding Glycyl-tRNA synthetase, isoform A; this encodes MSNPEIEAQLAPLRERVQEQGNLVRDLKAKGAPEIDVKKAVAELKARKKLLEDKELALTPSVVSFDRAKMEDLLKRRFFYDQSFAIYGGITGQYDFGPMGCALKSNILALWRQYFALEEQMLEVDCSILTPEPVLKASGHVERFADLMVKDVKTGECFRLDHLIKQALEKLSKAKDATPALQAECEDIIIKLDGLNKQELAGVLAKYNIKSPLTGNDLTEPIEFNLMFATQIGPTGLVKGFLRPETAQGIFVNFKRLLEFNQGKLPFAVAQIGNSFRNEISPRSGLIRVREFTMAEIEHFCDPVLKDHPKFGNIKSEKLTLYSACNQMDGKSAAQVQIGEAVASKLVANETLGYYMARIQQFLLAIGIKPECLRFRQHMSNEMAHYACDCWDAEILTSYGWVECVGCADRSAYDLGQHTAATGVRLVAEKRLPAPKTVEVSEIVPNKQALGKTFKKEAKNITDALAKLSLEEITKVEEQLAGDGQYKLTTADGQSHDLGKDTISVKHSTKTVHVEEFIPSVVEPSFGIGRIMYSLLEHSFQCRDGDEQRCYFTLPPLVAPIKCSILPLSNNTDFQPYTQKLSSALTKAELSHKVDDSSGSIGRRYARTDEIAIPYGITVDFDTLKEPHTVTLRDRNTMKQVRVGLEEVVGVVKDLSTARTTWESVTEQYPLFEQQEASK